CTCGTCCGCGGACGAGCACGTATACGGCGGCGCGCACGAATGCCCGCCCGCCGCGCACTGCCTCCCATCCGGACTTTAACCGTCGGTCCAGGAATTTCACCTGGTCAACCGGTCGCTGGAAGCGACCGGGTCGCGGACTATAACCGCCGGTTCGGACTTTCACCGACCCCGGAGTGCGCTGCTTTGGTTTACAGGGCCAGTGTGCCACGCCGGATACGCGTCCATACAGGTGAAAGATGTGGGGTGGCTCACAGGTCGTCAATTCGGGTTGCGCCCGGCCCGATTCGAGACCGGTCCCGGCCCGACCCGGGACTGGTCCATACCTATTGACGTACTGGTCTAGTCCTTTCTAGGGTCGGCGGAGTGCGGCCCGGCGGCGGTGACGACGGCCCTTGCCCGCCGCCGGGTCCCTTCGCTCCGGCCGTTCGCCGCGCGTTCCGGCGGGCCGGGACCCCGCCGTGAGCTGCGGGACGTGCGAGCCGTGGCCAACCCGGACAAGCTTGACCGACGGAGGGCGTTCCGGCCTGGAGTGCCCGGTGTCCCAAGGGGCTGAACGGTATGACCACGATCCTCGTGACCGGCGGTACGGGAACCCTTGGCCGACTCGTCACCGAACGGCTGCGGGCGGACGGGCACGAGGTGCGGGTGCTGAGCCGGCACACCCAGCCGTACGCCGTCGACCTGCGCGAGGGCGGGCCGGAACTGGACGCGGCCGTCGCGGGCGTGGACACGATCGTGCACTGCGCGACCACTCCGCGCGGAGACGACGAGCAGGCGGCCGTGAACCTGATCGCCGCGGCGCGGCAGGCCGGGGTGGCACACCTGCTCTACATCTCGATCGTCGGCGTCGACCAGGTGCCGTTCGGCTACTACAAGACCAAGCTCGCCGTGGAGAAACGGCTGGCGGGGTCGGGGCTCGGCTGGACGGTGCTGCGCGCCACCCAGTTCCACGACCTGCTGGTCCAGCTGTTCCAGGGGCTGGCCAAGGTACCGGTGATGGTGCTGCCGGCCGGGGTGAGCGATCAGCCGGTGGAGGTCGCGGAGGTCGCCGACCGGCTCGCGGAGCTGGCCGCGGGCGCGCCGGCCGGCCGGGTCGACGACATGGCCGGGCCCGAGGTCCGCACGTTCGAGTCGCTGGCCCGCGCGTTCCTGAAGGCGAGCGGCCGGCGGTGCGCGGTGGTGAACGTGCCGCTGTGGGGTGCGGCCTACCGGGGCTTTCGCGCGGGCGGTCACCTGGCGCCGGAGCGGGCGGTGGGCAAGGGCACCTTCGAGGACTACCTGGCGACGCGCATCCGCCGTTAGGGCGCCTCGGTCCTGTGCGCCGTTGCGAAAAGCTCCTCCTGGGCGGCGTCGCGGGCCGTCAGCAGGGCCCCGCGCAGCACCGCGCCGCCGCCCAGGACACTGGCGCGCACCTCCGTGGGCAGCGGCGCCATCTGCCGGAGCCGGTGCGTCACCCGGCTCGCGAGCACCTCCCCGCCGGCCTGTCCGACCTCCCCGCCGAGGACCACACAGCCGGGGTCGAGGACGGCGACGACGGAGGCCGCGCCGAGGGCGAGACGGTCGGCCAGGGCGTCGAGAAAACCGGCGGCGGCACCGGTGTCCGGCGCGTCCACCGCCGCTCGCACCAGCGCGGCCGCCACCGGCTCGTCGGAGCGCGCGTGCGCCGTCAGCCCGTACCCCGCCGCCAGCGCGGCGATCGCCGCCGAGCCGGCCAGTGAGTGGAAGCCGCCCTCGCAGTCCGTCGCCGAGGGCAGGCCGTTCGTGCCGGGCACCGGCAGGAAGCCGATCTCGCCGGTGCCGCCGGAGGCGCCGCGGCGCAGTGCGCCGTCCAGGACGACGGCCGCGCCGGTGCCGTGGCCCAGCCACAGCAGGACGAAGGTGTCGCGGTCCCGGGCGGCACCCTCCCGCTGTTCGGCCAGGGCGGCGAGATTGGTCTCGTTCTCGACGAGCGCGTGGGCGTCCGGGAAGCGTTCGTGCAGCGCGGCCACCAGTCGGCG
The sequence above is a segment of the Streptomyces asoensis genome. Coding sequences within it:
- a CDS encoding ROK family transcriptional regulator, encoding MPASPSTARAINDRLALRLLQHEGPLTAGQLKQLTGLSRPSVADLVERLTASGLIEVVGEAGEQRRGPNAKLYGIVADRAQLAALDVRTEGVTVLVSDLVGRVLAEASVPIGGDTGTGTAVEQAVSLVERAAKEAEAVGAPPRDGARAWGRLHTLGIGAPGLIDPASGELRDSSGLPEWHRRLVAALHERFPDAHALVENETNLAALAEQREGAARDRDTFVLLWLGHGTGAAVVLDGALRRGASGGTGEIGFLPVPGTNGLPSATDCEGGFHSLAGSAAIAALAAGYGLTAHARSDEPVAAALVRAAVDAPDTGAAAGFLDALADRLALGAASVVAVLDPGCVVLGGEVGQAGGEVLASRVTHRLRQMAPLPTEVRASVLGGGAVLRGALLTARDAAQEELFATAHRTEAP
- a CDS encoding SDR family oxidoreductase; amino-acid sequence: MTTILVTGGTGTLGRLVTERLRADGHEVRVLSRHTQPYAVDLREGGPELDAAVAGVDTIVHCATTPRGDDEQAAVNLIAAARQAGVAHLLYISIVGVDQVPFGYYKTKLAVEKRLAGSGLGWTVLRATQFHDLLVQLFQGLAKVPVMVLPAGVSDQPVEVAEVADRLAELAAGAPAGRVDDMAGPEVRTFESLARAFLKASGRRCAVVNVPLWGAAYRGFRAGGHLAPERAVGKGTFEDYLATRIRR